AGTACGGCGAGGAATTTCTCGACAAGATCGAGCAGATCCGCAAGGGCGCCAAGGCCGACCGCCGTGGCTCGATGGACGCCGAACTCAGCGCCAGCCTCAATCAGTTGAGCGAAGACGAACTGCTGCCGGTGGCGCGGGCGTTCAACCAGTTTCTCAACCTGGCGAACATCGCCGAGCAGTATCAGCTGATTCATCGCCGCGAAGAGTCGCAGCCCGCGCCGTTCGAGTCCCGCGTGCTGCCGGAACTGCTCGCCCGCCTGCGCAATGAAGGTCACAGCGCCGAATCGCTGGCGCGACAACTGGCGCGCCTGGAAATCGAACTGGTGCTGACCGCCCACCCGACCGAGGTGGCGCGGCGCACCTTGATTCAGAAGTACGACGCGATCGCTGCGCAACTGGCCGCGCAGGATCATCGCGACCTGACCAGCGCCGAACGCGAACAGATCCAGAGCACCCTGCAACGGCTGATCGCCGAAGCCTGGCACACCGAAGAAATCCGCCGCACCCGGCCGACCCCGGTCGACGAAGCGAAATGGGGTTTTGCGGTGATCGAGCATTCGCTGTGGCAGGCGATTCCCAACCATATGCGCAAGGCCGACAAGGCGCTGTATGAAGCGACGGGCCTGCGCTTGCCACTGGAGGCGGCGCCGATTCGCTTTGCCTCGTGGATGGGTGGCGACCGCGACGGCAACCCGAATGTCACGGCCGCAGTGACCCGCGAAGTGCTGTTGCTGGCGCGCTGGATGGCTGCCGACCTGTATCTGCGCGATGTCGATCACCTGGCCGCCGAGCTGTCGATGCAGCAGGCCAGCGACGCGCTCAAGGCCAAGGCCGGCGACAGCGCCGAACCTTATCGGGCGGTGCTCAAGCAGTTGCGCGAACGCCTGCGCGCCACGCGCAACTGGGCGCACGCCTCGCTCAGCGCTACAACGCCAGCGCCAGCCGATGTGTTGCACAACAACCGCGATCTGCTCGATCCGCTGGAGCTGTGCTTCAACTCGCTGCACGAGTGCGGCATGGGCGTGATTGCCGACGGGCCGCTGCTCGATTGCCTGCGCCGGGCGGTGACCTTCGGCCTGTTCCTGGTGCGCCTCGATGTGCGTCAGGATTCGACGCGACACAGCTCGGCAATGACCGAAATCACCGACTACCTCGGCCTTGGTCGCTACGAAGACTGGGACGAAGAACAGCGCATCAGCTTCCTCACCCGCGAATTGAGCAATCGTCGCCCACTGCTGCCGGCGCATTTCAAACCGTCCGCCGACACCGCTGAAGTACTCGCCACCTGCAAGGAAATCGCTGCCGCACCGGGCGCCTCGCTGGGTTCCTACGTGATCTCGATGGCGGGCGCCGCCTCCGACGTGCTGGCAGTGCAACTGCTGCTGAAAGAGTCCGGCGTGCTGCGGCCGATGCGTGTGGTGCCGCTGTTCGAAACCCTCGCCGACCTCGACAACGCCGGGCCGGTGATGGAGCGTCTGTTGCTGCTGCCGGGCTACCGCGCGAGGCTGCAAGGCCCGCAGGAAGTGATGATCGGTTATTCCGACTCGGCCAAGGACGCCGGTACCACCGCGGCGGCGTGGGCGCAATATCGCGCGCAGGAGCGGCTGGTGGAGATCTGCCGCGAGCAGCAAGTCGAACTGCTGTTGTTCCACGGTCGCGGTGGCACCGTGGGCCGTGGCGGCGGTCCGGCGCACGCGGCGATTCTGTCGCAGCCGCCGGGCTCGGTGGCGGGGCGCTTCCGCACCACCGAGCAGGGCGAAATGATTCGATTCAAATTCGGCCTGCCGGACATCGCCGAGCAGAACCTCAATCTGTATCTGGCTGCCGTGCTGGAAGCGACGTTGTTGCCACCACCGCCACCGACGCCCGAATGGCGACACCTGATGGATGAACTGGCCGCCGATGGCGTCGCCGCGTACCGCGCCGTGGTGCGTGAAAATCCGCAGTTCGTCGAGTATTTCCGCCAATCGACGCCGGAGCAGGAACTGGGGCGCTTGCCCCTTGGCAGCCGTCCGGCCAAGCGCCGTGCCGGTGGGATCGAGAGTCTGCGGGCGATTCCGTGGATCTTCGGCTGGACGCAAACGCGGCTGATGCTGCCGGCCTGGCTCGGCTGGGAAACTGCGCTGAGCAAGGCGCTGGAGCGCTGCGAAGGCGAACTGCTCGGGCAGATGCGCGAACAGTGGCCGTTCTTCCGCACCCGTATCGACATGCTGGAAATGGTCCTGGCCAAGGCCGACGCCGACATCGCGCTGTCGTACGACCAGCGTCTGGTCGAGCCGGACTTGCTGCCGTTGGGCGCGCAGTTACGCGACCTATTGTCGCAGGCGTGTGCGGTGGTGCTCGGCTTGACCGGGCAGTCGCAGCTGTTGGCACATAGCCCGGACACCCTGGAATTCATCCGTCTGCGCAACACTTATCTTGATCCGCTACATCTATTGCAGGCCGAGCTGTTGGCCCGATCACGGCAGCAAAATGTCGAGCAGGGCAGCCCGGTGGAGCAGGCGCTGCTGGTGTCTGTGGCGGGGATTGCCGCCGGGTTGCGCAATACCGGCTAAGGTTTTTGCGGTGGCATCAGGCACCCGGTGCACAGGCCGGGTGCCGCTTTGTACACAGGGAGAAAGTGCGGTCAGGCGACAGTTAGTGATGGGGTTGCGACTTGGGTTACCGCGTCGCAAGGTCGCGGCGGGCGCCGGTTTCTCCGACTTTTGGCGTCTTGTGTGGGCGCAGCCTGCTGTGTATCTTGATCAGCCTTTGGCCGTTTGTGCGGCCACGACCCGTTTTTTTGAGATTGGCCCAAAGAGGCGAATCCCGTTGTTTTCTATATAAAAAATTGAGGAGCACATCGATGCGCGTCATTCTGCTGGGAGCTCCCGGGGCCGGTAAAGGTACTCAGGCTAAGTTCATCACCGAGAAATTCGGCATTCCGCAAATCTCCACCGGCGACATGCTGCGTGCAGCGGTCAAGGCTGGCACT
The Pseudomonas fluorescens genome window above contains:
- the ppc gene encoding phosphoenolpyruvate carboxylase, with translation MTDIDARLREDVHLLGELLGNTIRDQYGEEFLDKIEQIRKGAKADRRGSMDAELSASLNQLSEDELLPVARAFNQFLNLANIAEQYQLIHRREESQPAPFESRVLPELLARLRNEGHSAESLARQLARLEIELVLTAHPTEVARRTLIQKYDAIAAQLAAQDHRDLTSAEREQIQSTLQRLIAEAWHTEEIRRTRPTPVDEAKWGFAVIEHSLWQAIPNHMRKADKALYEATGLRLPLEAAPIRFASWMGGDRDGNPNVTAAVTREVLLLARWMAADLYLRDVDHLAAELSMQQASDALKAKAGDSAEPYRAVLKQLRERLRATRNWAHASLSATTPAPADVLHNNRDLLDPLELCFNSLHECGMGVIADGPLLDCLRRAVTFGLFLVRLDVRQDSTRHSSAMTEITDYLGLGRYEDWDEEQRISFLTRELSNRRPLLPAHFKPSADTAEVLATCKEIAAAPGASLGSYVISMAGAASDVLAVQLLLKESGVLRPMRVVPLFETLADLDNAGPVMERLLLLPGYRARLQGPQEVMIGYSDSAKDAGTTAAAWAQYRAQERLVEICREQQVELLLFHGRGGTVGRGGGPAHAAILSQPPGSVAGRFRTTEQGEMIRFKFGLPDIAEQNLNLYLAAVLEATLLPPPPPTPEWRHLMDELAADGVAAYRAVVRENPQFVEYFRQSTPEQELGRLPLGSRPAKRRAGGIESLRAIPWIFGWTQTRLMLPAWLGWETALSKALERCEGELLGQMREQWPFFRTRIDMLEMVLAKADADIALSYDQRLVEPDLLPLGAQLRDLLSQACAVVLGLTGQSQLLAHSPDTLEFIRLRNTYLDPLHLLQAELLARSRQQNVEQGSPVEQALLVSVAGIAAGLRNTG